From Carassius carassius chromosome 15, fCarCar2.1, whole genome shotgun sequence:
AAGGCAGAGACAACAGAACTGTGATTAGAAGTGTACCCGTTCCACACACACAGcaaaaaacacaaatgcacacgGCGCATATGGTGTTTGGAGAGGGTCTTTATGGATGGGGGATTGGGAATTCTGCTAGGCCTATCCAATTCACAATGCTTGCCGACCACAGATGCCTTCAAGCCAGCATGTGCGGTTTCATCACCCGCCCGCCCCCCTTCCCTGGCTCAATCATCCTCTCCTCTTTTCCAAGGAAAGAACCAGGGGCACGTTCCATGCCTACTTGTTTTAACTGGGATAGCTTCCCACTGCTCACTCCCCCTCCCTTTTCAGCCTGTGGGGATGAATCACACTCTCACTAAGAGCTCAAGAGGAGAGAGGTCAATGAGGCCAGACGGTGCTCCATGAAACCCCAACAGAGAGCGGAGCGCAGAGAAAACTCCACCAGCACAGCAGGTAAAAGAAAAAGGAAGAGAGGAGTCTTACCTTTTATTAAGCACCATGTTTCCAAGCTTCAAGTCTCTATGCACAATGTTCTTctacaaagggaaaaaaaacagcaaactgtTACTATGAATACCAAAAGATGTTGGCTAAACTTTTGAGAGCTTGCAACCCGACAATCATCATGGTATATTACAGAAAAACGCAATGTACCATAATCCAACCTAATTTAGGGTGAATCACACAGTAAACATAAAATGTCATGTGCAACCACTTAACTTTTGCAACGTAACAAACttccaaataaaacaaaatattaaatgaaaaaaaaaatggtaggaCTTCATTTTATCAGTGGGAAACCACAATAGGTAAACAAACTCCTGACCTTGGCCTTGCTTGCGCCATTAAGAAAGTTGTCAAGTAAAACAGAATTTTGATTTCACATTGACTTTAAAACCAGTTTGCAGCTCACCTTATGCAATGCCTCCACCACTCTCACCACATCATAGAAAATAACGATGGCCTCGCGCTCACTCAGACGCTTCTCTTTGATGACGTAATGCTGCAGGTTGATGAGGTCTGCCGTCTTGTCGCTGAAGTCGTGGGCACAGAGGCAGTCAAGCACCAGACAGATTCGCCTCTTCATCTTCCGCACTTTGTTGGCCTCCATGTCCTCGACAATCTCACAGGAGCGGTCCTGAGATGAAGTGAAAGAATTTACTTCAGACAGCCCAGCAGTGCATTTAACAATGTGTAACAAACCAAACGAATACACAACTGCACCATTAAGCTTTTGAATTGAGCAAACGAAGAAAATGCAGGATTAAAAGAATAAGATGATGTTAATCGACTGGTGGCACAAAAAGCACAGCAGTGATTCTGCAGTATGCCTCGCCAAGTGCAACAGCTTGAATGATAAAAGCCCTCCTTTGGTTACCTGAGACTGGGGTCAAATAAGGGCCATGAATCGATCGGCAGTGTGGTTTGTGTTTGCAATGACTGCGCTTTCGAACACAAGAAACGATCTATAATTAACTGGCCCACTCTAGAGAGAAGCTATAATAAACCAATCAATACTGCGAGCTTCAATGAATGGCCCTTACAGCACAGTACGGCTTGATCTGCAGCCCATTTCCACTGGGGAAGAAAGGAGAGGTCTAGATATAGTTGAAAAACAGGCGCAAGAGAgagatagataaaaaaaaaagaaggcatCTTGCTCAAAGAGAAAGTAAGTAGTGAGTCACTGCGAGCGCTTTgtgatgaaaatgaaaacaactgGATGGTATATTGAATAAAAATTAAGTTGTGGGACTGAGAACGTACAGTCTGGGATGGAATCTTTAGGCATCTCTCAAATCGATTGCATTTTGATTCAAAAAGGTACAGCCAGATTCCAAAACAAGTCTTTGTGCATTTCAATTTTGAAAAGCTGATTGTGGACAGATGTGTACTCTGCTCAGctaataaaaacagaattaacagatataagatataaaaacaaaattctaAATTAGACCGAAACCTTGTTTCAAAAAGTTGTTTCAAGCCTGTATGAGTTTCTcctgaacaaaaaaatatatcaattttTGAAGAATGCGTGTAATCAAACCAAACTATAAACTGGTGCGGCTCAAACCAAAACTATTTGAGAAAGAATCGTGAAGCATTGGTCTTACCTCGAAGAGGCCGTGATGGTGCACCACTCCTTCTTGGTTGGAGAGCAGTGACAGTAGAGAATACTCTGTATGCAGGAGCATTTTCCCTTGCCTTTCTTCCTGTGTCTCTCCACGTTCTTCCAGGGTGAGAATCTACAACAAAGGTCAAAGGTAAGAAGACACCACACCACTAGATCCTGTTTTAAACCTTCCTGGTAGTCTCTTATCTCCACTGTGATGGCATACTATGCTATCAATGATCTTGAGGCAATACAGAGGGTCCATTAAAGGCTTTATCTACAAAGGGGACAAAGATAAGTCTCTCACATGTCCTTCAACGCATCTGGACAACCATCTGAGGGACACTAGACTCATGTGCATGGAAGAGTGGGGTCAAAAAGTTAGACTCTAGGTTGACAAGCACCTTTCAGTGAAGCCCCGCCAGTAACAGGCTGGTCCATAAACAAAGAGGTTTGCTGGTCATCTCTGAACCAGAGTCGGTCATGAATTGGACAGTATTGTGTAAATTTGTTGTGGCAGGTCAAAGGTTTGTGCAAACAGTGAGACACACAGGGACTTTTGTGCTCAGAAGCAGTCTCACTTCCCTGGTCAGGACATGTTTGAATcacatgggatttttttttttttgtaaactgtgTCTTTCTGTATCACCTCACATCTGGTTTTAAAAGCCATTTTGGCTGATCTGAAAcccaataaaaaatgtaaactggaacaaacatgcatatatatatatatatatatatataaacccagcTCTACAACATGTTTGTTCCGgtttacacacatacattttttttttctcaattaatCAAGATGATCAGAAAGTAGGCTGACTGATCCTTCACTGAATCCATCATAAactacttaaaatattaaaacagttaACAGATATTGTAATACtaaaaattttaatgtttcacaatattacagtttttactgtatttatgatcaaataaatgcagacttggtgagaataagaaaataaaaaaatatttttttttaaataaaaaaatattttggtgagaataagaaaataaaaaaatacttccaAACTTCTGAACTTTTAATGACTGAATCAGCTTCAAAGTTTTGTGATAGTATCACTCTCTACCCATCTATGCAATGTGGTTGCAAATAGTCACACGACATGAATTTGGAGCCAGATATAAATGATGATCTGTCTCGCCTGACCACTTGTGCTCCACCAAGATGTTAACACCATGTAAACAAGGCCTAAAAAAGTACTCACTTTTAGCTGGTAGAAATCATCCGTCCCATCTTTTCTGGCTAGACACTGCACTATACTCTGCACAGGAGAGTTTCCCAGCCGTGGGCCTGTTGAGATGGAGAGGAATAAAGAAAAGAACTGTGAACAGATGCAAAAGGTATAGTCAGTACAGAGCACAGCAATTCCCCTTGAGGCCAATCATAAATACTCTTATCACAGCGCCCTGCACCACTACGTCACACTGCTATTTCCAACTGTGATGGGTGCATTTCAAAGGCGAGATGACAGTGTGATAGTGGCATACAGGAAAAGACCTGGAGATTCAGAAGTGAAGCCGTCAATCTAAAACATTCCTGCAATTCTTTTCAAACAGAGGACTCTGAATGGAGCTTATACCCCCTCCTCCTCTCGCCTGCATAGAAACAAAAAAGATAGGGCTAGTGTTGAAGATTCACTTGTAATACCCTAGGCAGCTTACCTAAAACAAAGGGACCGACTCTCTTAGCATTGTTGCCAGATATCCCAGGACAAAGGGGCTTGCTGGGTCTGCCGGATGACTCTCCAGCCCCTCGTTCCGAAGCACGGCGTTTAGACATTCTGCAGATCTGAAAAAGAGTTGAGAAAGCTTCAATACTTGATTCATTAAATAACCTTACATGCAACCAGAGAAATATGACTTCTTGAATAAAACCAAACCTCCAAGGGATCCAAACAAAGCAACCCTATGACACTCATTAAATTCTTGCCTCGAGGGACAGTAGCCAATCCAATGAGGTTTTCAGTACACCATCAACAAGTGTGAGTTCTAAAGTGGACAAATAACAGGTGGGGGAAGGAGATCTAGCAAAAGTCATGCCCTCCATGACACCATTAACAGCTCTACCCCTGTATGAATGACAACCATATGCATTTGCATGAGCAAAGATTAGCAGCAGGTGTGACCTGTGAATGTGACTTCTGTGTTAGACAATAGAAGTTTATTCGCAAATGGTGCCGCTGACCACAACTTGCCCGAGAAAGGCAAATGTTAAGCACTGACGGATCTCAAATTGACTAAAATAACCCATGAATCTTGGACTCTGCTGCTGCAATTcatgctttttttcccctttcactATTTGTAATCCTTCCGTTCCTTAATCTGCATGGGTTTATCTGCAAATCTCTGTGGCGTAATCTGCATATTACAAGACTGCAATACTGACCGGTCTGCAACAAGGAGCAGTTCGAAAGCAAAAACATTCAGATTCATAACACGATGCAAGCTGGGGGTGGGAGAGTGCATTTATCATCGCAGATAGTTCTTCACCCCTTGGGCTCTTCAAAATCAATCTAAACTCTGTTTAAATGAAGGCACAATGCAGAGACTGGGCATGAAATCCTATTGATAAAATGACAATCAATGCGCTCTAATAGCAAATACATATAAAGTAGAACTAAAATAGCATCTGAATTTTAAATTACAGACAGTTGTAAATGATGTGATTCACATTTAAGACATAAGCTTGGTCGCATTGTAATTTTGAATGAAACAGACATTCAAATGTAATTCTGCAACAGATCAAACAGCTTGTCTCGAGGACGTAGGAGGGGTACCGTTGGATCATTTCACACGTTTACAGCTTTTTGTTCTTTCTGGACCCAGACTGTTGACAATGTGACAGACGGGGGTGAGAGACATGATTGTTTTCTCATCAACACTTTTGACATGCAATATTGGAGATCTGAAATATTTAAAGCACCACAGCTTGTTGCAAAAAATGTGTCTGTGCATTGGTTCAACTAAGGCAAAGAATGTGACCTGCAACCTCAAAAGGAAACGAAAGACATCACGGTTGGTATTCTGTAATAATTTTACATAATGCCAGACCTGAATGCAGTTTAAGTTATCTCACTGACAGCAAGATGCACGTATGCTTGCAATCTTGAATCCAATTCAGAGCCACTGAATGGAATTCTCAGGAAGCGCACATCAGTAAATAGAAAACTGTCATTAGTCAGGCCTACTCACTCACCCTCCCGTTGTTTCAAACATGACgtatttctgtggaacacaaaaggagatgctaGACGGTCTCAGTCAGCATTTGCTTTCATTGCATTgggaaaaaattaaatcaagGCTGTTAGTTTCTAATACtaacatcatcttttgtgttccactgaactAATAAACATCACATATGTTtgtataaacataattaaataatgaacAAACGTTAGTTTttagtgaaccatccctttaataacaacaacatggCATGCTGCTGATGAAATAATGCTATATGAAGTATTACTCATACTTCTTTGAATTCATCAAACTGAATGGATGCAGTGTGGTCATCTTATggcattatatacacacacatcacagtcatCAGAAAAGTGAAATATCATCCATGCATGATTTAAACGCTCTGATCCACACAGCAGcagtacattttaatattttatcagaTCTAAATATACTAGCTGTCACTGCATGCATTACAAACCTGATAACCTGGCAACCTCCGAATACCGACTGGCAGCTTGATGCAACCAGTATCAGATGTGCATtcttgcacaatttttttttgtatatttggatGTCTAAGATTTATGGTGTGTAAAAACAAGTGACTAATGTTCCCATTTATAGTTAAAACGACAGCAGAGGGAATAGAGACCGGAGCACTGCAATGTGATCACAACCGAGTACACGGTGTACATTGATGAATGCTGTCAACCAGCTAACGTTACAAGTAAAATTATAACAATACCACTAATATAATACCATTAATATATATGACTTAACTAAGCGCGTGTAAGAAAACAAAGCTCATGCTCTTATTAATACAACGAGCCTACTCGAGTCGTCTAGCATTTGCAAGCGAAACTTGCTTATTTTACTTTGTATTCTTGCTTATATAGTCTATATCGcaacatgtttaaaaatacgaCACTTTAATCGTTGCAAAGGCGCGTTTATCTGCATTTAAGGGTGAAATTAAAGACCAGAAAGCCAATGAGTTCACCGTGTCCCTTTAACGGACTGTGAAAATCTCCTCAGTCGACCGACGGGCCATTTAACAACTTACCAAAACCGCCGAGGGAATCCTCTGTCGTACACTAATTCCAACTCATTTCTGTCCGATTAAATGTTCAGCAGGGGTGCACCGACATTTACACTCCACCACGAAGCGGTTTGTTTCAAGCGAACTGGATAAATTTCACGTTTACCGACAGGGGCTTTGAGGGAAAAGCCTTCTTAGGACAACTGATCACATCTTTCCATAGCAGCACCACCTGACAACGGAAATGACGCACATGCTGAGAGTGACGGAGCGGCGCGGCCAATAGAAAACGTTGTTTGGCGTTCCCGCCCCCTTGCGTGCGTTCTTGAGATTGACATTCTTCGCTAGTGTGGAATGATAAACGTACGCACTATGTAAATGAGCAGTAGAGTACTACTGCATAACTCCAGTCAAGTTTTGACAAATGTggagttttgttaaaaaaaaaaaaaaaaaaaaaaaaaaggaaaatttattACGATGGAAATTAATTGCCATACACGGAATTAAGTAAAAAGACACGTATTAagcattactaaaaaaaaaataataataataatacaaacactTATATTTTGAGCAGATCCTTGGAGAAAATGAGAGAAATTAGAGTAACCTGAAGAGATTTAGAAATACATTTTCGTGCAAGCTCTGGCTTCTTCCATtccacacatgtttgtttttgcatgtcATCACACAATATGGGTCAACAGCACTTAGCTAATgctatctataataataatatttatatagctaAGTGTCAACAGCTGTCCGAAGCAAAATAATGTGtcaaatattcataataaatgtttGCACTAGAAAATATCAATACATTACTTGCTGCTTCATTTCATAGCAATgtatgagtgaaaattgttttccGCTCCATCACAGCATTGTTTCTTAAAAATATGCGTGCATATATAATAAAGTTTTGAGATATGAGGACATGTGGTTTTAAAGGTTATGAGTTATGTCGTAATTTTGCTAAAATAAAGAgaatcaataaatatatgtttaatttGTGTTGAAAACATTCTagaaataatgtttaattaactTAATAGTGGACTTTTTGTCACTTTAAGAAACTGCAGATACGTGTCTCAAGAATCAGTGGCAGGTGAAATAAACATGACACATTGATTACATCCAAGACTAAAGGtcaaatagataaataataatgtaactgTGTTCATGCGAGTACAGCAAACCTCTGGGGTTTCTTGCATTCACAAGACCCTCTATATCGTATCCAATTTTAGATCCCCCAAAACTAACCGGCTTCACCCACAACAGCAAGTTTCAATTCAGTGGGCTGGTGCAGAGCTGCATGTCAAATAGAGAGGTTTTTTTAAAGGGCAGTAACTGATTTAAGGCTGTGCTGTCTTCCTGCCTTGACTCAGCATGGCCTTTGCCTTAAACCACATGAAACACTTTTATAAGCCTGTGGCTAAACATTGGCCAGCCCACGGTGTGTGGGGTGGAAACTGTGAATCATACTTTACTAGTGCTCATGTCTGATAAAGAAGCAGTGGAATATGAGAAAGACTGCAGGGACAATTTCACGAGCACACTCCTTACTACAACGTCTGGACTTAGCATTCATTGTCTGTCACATTACCTTTATTCCTTTAGTTTGCTTCAACAATCTCTTGTTCTTGGAATAAGTGTTGTACTGGAATAACATTATATCTAAAACATAATTTGGTTATTTGCGTCATTATTGAAGTGTTACTATAGTTTTATCCTGCAAAATCACAAATTATGAAGAAAATGTAATGCTGTGCttatattttttgtgcattttttataaAAGGTAAACCTTCGGCCAGTTTTTCAAAATTGGATTATATTTGGAttttatttccacaatatttcaaAGAAATAATTAATCATTCACTTATAGCTCTACTCTGCCTCGAAAATGTGCTGAGGTCTGACATGTGTCTAAAGGGTTGTATCCatatcaataattatgaaaaccatcatctaaatatatatatatatatatatatatatatatatatatatatatacacatacataatttatcattttgttttattttaatattatttacatatttaagcaAGTTCTGAGtgcaatttgtattatttttattattatttttattaatatttttgcagtGTAGGTGACAGgacttgaattaaaataaaacattttttttgtttgtttttaataatattcaaGATGTTCTGGAAGATAAAGTGTCCCAGAAATGCATCAGCGCACAGTCACATCATGTCAAAATATTTTGCTGTGGGAGTCAAAAAAAGCACAGGTAATGAATATTAGAAGCTTTTTCCCATGGAGGAACAACTGTGACAGCAATTCATTCATAACTGTGTGGGTGATAGATTCATCTCCCACGACTATTCAAATGAGCACAGGGGTTTTCAGTATTGCTTGTCTGGAAAAGTCATAACAGATCAAATGCTTAAACAGCACTTGCCATAGAGAGACTTGGAGAGTTAGGGGGAAAATGCTCTAACAGGAGCTTCTTTTCATAAAGGTTACATTCCCGTTACATAAAAACACAGTCAGATTTAGGCCTATTAAAAAATTCTGTGCAGGGAGTtcgaaatgtttaaatgtatacaCTAATGTCACAAGCTTACATTAAAGTGACTACTTCTTAGTGACTATTTTTGATTTTCATTTctgtaataatgataattaaaaaatattgcataTGTGTAAACAAAATGTTAATCTTTGTTTTGAGAAAAAAGTAATCTTTCTGCTGCATTATTGCATTGCGCCATCTAGTGTTCATTAGAAGACCTAACTGTTTGATTTTGAGTAACTTCACCTTTGAATGTAAGAACGAATGTACGATTTTCTGTTTACCTCAAATGAATAAattagccaaaaataaaaattcccttCCAATTTACTCACCTTAGgctatccaagatatagatgactttgtttcttctttgAAAAACGATTTGAGATTTCAAAACATCTAATataatctattttaatataaccaTAAACAGACACAAATGAACATTCAGTACATTAACCTCAATAAATAAGCTCTATTATGgttatgaaaaataaacaatttcatcCACCATACATATTGCATTGCTTTCTTTCCATGGAAGGTGGTTTCATGTATACATCGTCCCTTTACATAATGCAACAACTGCACATTTTAACAACAAGACATTTTAATTCTTGAGCTTGAAATACCTGACTTAGTTGCACTCCCTTTAAATAaagccaaaaacacacacacaattgtccTGTAAACCAGTTTCGGGATCTGCACTAAATATTTACTACAAGTGCACTTCGGTTTCCTCCATTACCCTGTCTTAATCAGCGCTTGTTGTGTGGATGCATATCCTGCACCTCTCGGTTGCACATCAGACAGATTTAAATGAATTCCATGTGCACGGATTGTCCTCTAAGACAACTAAGACAGTCCAGAAAAGGCATTTTATTCTGTCCACTGAGTGTCTGTGACATCAAAGCCTCGCAGACGTTTCTGTGAAGGCTGATATCAAACCATTCGCTGAAATACGTGATGATATGGCCTGTGCCACCTCAGTAGGTCCAAAGTAACTTGACAGAACGAATATGAGAAAGTGAATATGGTCCCACAGGAAGAAGCATATTACATTTCTACACCTGCTATTTGCATTTCTCACATTCGCTGAGAGGCAGAAGACAACAATTGTGTGAAAATCTCAAAGAGAGACTTTCTTGTTGAGCTTTGCTGTCGTTCTAAATATATACGGTTGTCACTGTAGCTCCACACAAAAGGCCGCCTCTTTGCTGAGTAAGACATTGTAGCACTTTATCCTGCTTAACAGCTCAGTCACTCTGCTCAGTCAAAGGGAACATCAAGTTTAAGTCACAGTCCATCCATCATGGCCAGGAGGTCGTCACCTTTgctgctggagctggagctggggGCGGGTTCTCCCGACTCTCCAAACTCCCCCATGATCTTAGTCAGCTCTGCATTGGTCTGTTTGTCCTGAAATGAAAGGTATATTGTTACTCCCATGGACCTCTGGTATTTAAAGTTAACTTAAGACTCAAAATCTTTAGCCTGTCAAAAACCAATTAGACAAGCTGAGAGCTTTTTCTCAGTGTGGGTGGATCACTGGTAATCAGgcattacaatgttttctgaGGCCAAGGATCAAAATGCATTGTGCTGAAACAACCTAAGTGTATCACTGTACAAGCATACACACATTCAACCTTACCTTTATTGCCTGGATATTAATAACATCATAGGAAAGCTCATCCGGTCTTGATATCAAAGCTTCCCTGTGGGGATAATCTGTGTGAATATTTGTATGAAATCTCATACAGTTATGTTTGactcacaaaacctgtcaagaacatggCAGGGTCACATTTTACTGCATGataaaaagtaatacattatattttgcataaagaaaatgtatttaaagccTATTTTTAGATATGTACATATACTCAGATCTATTTAACTGCATATTTACACTGTCagtcaaaggtttggaataattaaggtttttataaatcacagaatgttttattttataaaaataagtctcttattctgacaaaaatacagtaaaatattaaaaattattaattgtgaaatattattacaatatacattttttttatattttaatactttacaacactgaattttcagcagccattacttgtcacaagatccttcagaaatcattataatatgctgatttgccactcaataaacatttcttatttttgtcaatgtttaaaacagctgTGTTGCTTAAAGTTTTGTGGAACCGTATCCAGGCTGaaacatattattttaaaaaagaaatcttaCCCAAACAGTAATTTATTCATTGCTAAaaccaatttaataataataaaaaaatactgaattagTTATCAGAATCTAAAGAGAATAATGTGACTAATTTAAAAATCAAATGTCTACACGTATGCTCTCAACAATGgtattattttgcttttattttggggtgaaacatACTACTCCATGTTTCAGTGAGACACACAATAATACTGAAGAAGTATCAAAATTCAAAAAAAGACTCACTCTTCCTCCTCATCAGTGGAAAAAAGGTTCACACGGAAGCCAGAGTCAGTGTTAGCTGATTTCTGCACCTCCAGACCTCCCATCAGTCTAGCAAGCAGGTTCAGCTCTTCTTTTGCCAAAGGATTCGGAGTTGTGTTGACCTTCAGAAGTGTATGAATTtggtcaaatattaaaatatttcaacctttttttttttttttttttttttttttacataagtttTTATGATCAAGTGACCTGCATATATGGAAAGGATACCGTTTATCAATGTCAactagatttttttaatatatataatcaatTCATAATCCTACCTTTGTGTGCTGTGAGGAGTTTTTGGAGGTTCCAGACATGTGTATCTCAACAGGGCGGCTCACACTGTACCTAAAAGAACAAACAGGAGAATTGTACAGCTGATGCTTCTGTGAAAGGCTACCTGTCTCAGGTTTGCAGCTAAATTATTCACATCTCAATTAGAGATGGCGCTTTGCAACTGATAAAACTTAACACGTGATGAATTACACCCCTGTATCTGAAGATACACAGAATGTGGGAGTCCTATGATTCCACTACTGAATATCAGTAGAAGGGAGTATTATTGGAAGGTGATTGATGCTCACATGTTTGTGCCCAGTTTGATGACTCGATCACCATACATTTCAAATGAACCCTCCCGGAGAGCGCCGCAGTAATTGCCACCGTCACGGAACTGCATCCTTCTCACCTCCTCACCACTACAGCTAAACATTCTgggaaataaacatgaaaaaagtcaaaaaaaaaaaaaaaaaaaatgtaataaatcctAAAAGGATCTAACCAAAATTAACCATTTTACAGCCTCTCTAGTAAGAAATTACATAATACTTTTagaaaacattaataattattatacacaAAGTTTTCTGACTTTATGTTAATTGAGTTCAAGATgcaatatttgtacttttaaaatgtatttgttgatTAAAAACCAATTAGAGAACCTGGATACAGTATGTTATACAtattataaattcattaaaaattggATCTAAATATTGAGGTTGATAAAAATTAGTTCATGGACATCTCATGGCCAACTATTACTAACCTCTATTATAATAACTGCTTTCTGTCACAGTCTAAACTAAACACGGACCCTGCTATATTTAGAAATTGTCCAAGTCTCTTGGTAATGCAATTAACAATAAACCCTTACCGTCAGACTCTGTCAGTTCTAAATGAAGGAGGTGATTTCGGGGAAAAAACATACGCAAAAAGCCCAACTATGAATAAGaggctatttatttataatgttcaaACTTGATCCTGCTGTTCTCAGCCTTTTCAAGatgtcaaaatgtgtttttgctgcaTTAACTCAAGGAACTGAAGCAGAATCCTTTCCTACTAACCTTATGAGTCCTGGGGCGTGTGTCCCATATGGAACAGGGCCTGATGTGGGGAGAACGAAGCGCCCATTGGAGTTTTGTACTTTGTCTTTCAGAAAAATtgatacctaaaaaaaaaaaaaaaagtttcatatttaatatcatatttaaatatatgtcttTTCTGCCCCTTCATAAGCGTGACCAATATTTTTCTGGACTTTAAATTGACATATTGGGTTTTTGAGTATTCcgtattaaatgtacatatatcaAAATAGAGAACAGACTTACTCTTATATGCATATCTTGAAAGAAGATGAGAAGTGTCTGTCTAATTAGTTGAAACTCTCCACCAGATAAAGGTGTATAGATCTAGGAGTTACAAG
This genomic window contains:
- the LOC132158692 gene encoding protein OSCP1-like isoform X1; the encoded protein is MSTRTLPLLFINLGGEMLYILDQRLRAQNIPADKAKKVMNDIITTMFNKKFLEELFKPQELYSKKALRTVFDRLAHASIMRLNQASMDKLYDLMTMAFKYQVLLCPRPKDILLVSFNHMDSIRDFVKDTPSILSQVDETNKQLVEIYTPLSGGEFQLIRQTLLIFFQDMHIRVSIFLKDKVQNSNGRFVLPTSGPVPYGTHAPGLIRMFSCSGEEVRRMQFRDGGNYCGALREGSFEMYGDRVIKLGTNMYSVSRPVEIHMSGTSKNSSQHTKVNTTPNPLAKEELNLLARLMGGLEVQKSANTDSGFRVNLFSTDEEEEEALISRPDELSYDVINIQAIKDKQTNAELTKIMGEFGESGEPAPSSSSSSKGDDLLAMMDGL
- the LOC132158692 gene encoding protein OSCP1-like isoform X2 — encoded protein: MSTRTLPLLFINLGGEMLYILDQRLRAQNIPADKAKKVTTVADWLEEDRKRVMNDIITTMFNKKFLEELFKPQELYSKKALRTVFDRLAHASIMRLNQASMDKLYDLMTMAFKYQVLLCPRPKDILLVSFNHMDSIRDFVKDTPSILSQVDETNKQLVEIYTPLSGGEFQLIRQTLLIFFQDMHIRVSIFLKDKVQNSNGRFVLPTSGPVPYGTHAPGLIRMFSCSGEEVRRMQFRDGGNYCGALREGSFEMYGDRVIKLGTNMYSVSRPVEIHMSGTSKNSSQHTKVNTTPNPLAKEELNLLARLMGGLEVQKSANTDSGFRVNLFSTDEEEEEALISRPDELSYDVINIQAIKDKQTNAELTKIMGEFGESGEPAPSSSSSSKGDDLLAMMDGL